The stretch of DNA TAGATCTCATGACAAGGCTGTTTCATGTTCTTTGTTaccttttgagcagcagcatcTGAAAATACAGAGAACGGAATCTGCAGCAAATTTGGGAGGCTACATGTTACCTGGTCAAATCGCAAACAAGTTGACAGAAAAGAGTAAGAGTAATGGTGAGCTGCTGACACATGGACCAAAGTCAAAGGAGATGCATACAGGTTCTTGCAACCGACGAGGACCCTGTTTATTTGAAAAGTTAACAATTTCTTCCAAGTCACAAAGTGGGTATCCTAAAAATTCTGCGTCTTCAGGGAAATCTAGTGGCTTTGGAGTTTGTATGTATGGCACCAATATTGGCAGTCAGCTATTTGGAGCACAGAATCAATCTTCAGTTAGGACTGAAACATTGTACAGCGATACTCTTATTCCATCCAAATCCTCAGCAGGTGAGGGATAGCATCTGTATAATACAGTATCAGCTAAGACCATCCTTTAGTAAATAGTTGTTTGTGCTTAAAGgtgtttcttggttatgcaaACATATATATAAACAGAGCAGCATCACTGAAATATTCCATCTAATACGCatgttcttcttttttttctggtAGCAGAATCACTCTCAGACTCACACTTGTTTTGTTTTTTCTGGATTGTTGCAGGCATTGCTTCATTGTCGGCACAAAAGGTATCAGTGTTCTGTGGCAATCTGACCTCCTGGCTTGCGCAGAAAGAGTGTTCCTGAATTAACTTATATGGCTcgataatttttttaaaaaaataacatATATGGATTCAAACTGTTTTTGTATTGTTTGGATGGTTTTGGAAAAAAACAACTTGCCTGTAAAGGCTTATAAACTTTACTGTCAAAACTGCATTTTGATGCATCATCATCTTTGTCTTCGGTGTTTATGACTTTGGCCATTTATCCGATAGATCTTTCCTATCTATGCTCTTCAGTTACAGTCTTAAAAATTTGATCAGTTTTAGGTCAGTTTGAATTAATGCTCACTTCCAGTTTCTTATTATTCCACATGATAATTATTTGAAGTTGCACTGTTCTTATCGATTGTGGACCCTTGGCAGTCGATAAATCTCTGTACTAATACTTTTATTACCAAAAAAAATGTAATACAGGACTACGTTTGCCCAGATGAAGCAAAAAGTGAGCAGCTGGCAACTCCTTCCCAAAGAGGAGATTCACGATGCAGTAAAGATGACGGGTTCCATAATGTGAATGAAAATCATGATGTTTCGTCAAAAGCTACTATTGCCAGTAAGCCATCATGCATGCCCAGAACAAGAATCACAAACCTAGATCTCATCCTATCCCAGATGAGCAGAATGAGAAATCAAATTTCTAGTGGTATAGTTCAACCACCAATTGGTGCCGAGCCAAGTGATAGATGGCTCAAGCGGCTACAGCTTGATATATCAGATCCTGACATCCCTGGTTCCAAGAGGCCAAAAATTGGAGACAGTCCTCCACTCGGGCAAACAAATTGTTTGTTTGGCATGGCTCTTCCTTGCAACAAGATTGATGCCGAAATGATTGGTCGTGCCAAGGCAGACCAGAGTTTGGATGAAGGGAATAACGAACTCCAAGACAAGCGAGGAAGATCCCCAGTTCCAGCAAAGAGTATGAGTAGCTGGATAGGAAGATGGTGCCAAGGCGGCACTTCTGTTTTTCATGAAGACCCATGTCAGGGAAGACAAGCAACAAAACATGACCAGCCATCTGAAGAACTTGAAGGACAGTTCCCGAGCATCGCTGCTATGGCGATGATGGGGCGAGTGATGAACAAGCTCCGTCCGTGCGAGCATCAGAAACAGGGGCCATTTGTGGTTTGGAAGACAGATTGATTTTGAATATATTTTCTTGCGTGTAATTTTCTGGTTCCTTTTTAAAGAAATGTAAAGCTACTGTGAATTGTGCCTGAAATTGGTTCATCGTTCTGGTCTGCTATTGTTATTAAGTGAAACTAGTTTAGCAGGCCAAACAGTAGATTATATTGATACCATTAAGATGAAACTTGTCAATTGTACCTGAATTGCAACGTGGATCACAAGGAAAATTGAAAGTTTGGAAAACATCGATCTCCAATTTCCTTCGACAGTTTTGTTTTTACTAACAAAAGCTGTTAGAAACAAGGTTGGAGACAGTTTGTATAAGGGAACTTTATCATCATTATTTAGTCCAAAAGTAAACCATAAACTTTCCGGTTATCAGTTCATCATCATGGCCCGCTGTCGTCATTATACTCTGAAACGAGAAACCGATTAGCATCTAGCCATCTATTGATGGATGGTGAACTGAACTATGACAGAAATCGAACAAGCGACCATTCCCCATACCCATAACAATGTTCCATGATACTAATTAGTACCTGGTGGAGGACCAAAGACCCAGATATTTGGATATTGCACTTTGAAAGTAGATGTAACTGTAACCCAAGGGCCTTCCAGAGCCAAAGTCGGCCACACCTTTTAGAGTCTGACTTCTCATATCAACAGCGAGCACTGATGCCTTTGTCCCCATGAGATCGTATTTATCCTTGAGGTAAACAACATCATCATCGTGCAAGCTCAGAGCAGGAAAACCTGAGTAGACTCCCTTCAAGATTGGTCTTGTGGGCTCAGCTTCCTGCAGATTAGGCGTTACTTCAGGAATCGCCGGATCATTGCGAACTTTGATCCTGCAGCCCTCCTCCCACTCTGTCGAAGAAACCTTCCTGCTCCATGTGGCTGCTTCCGACCACCAGGCCTGATCCAATGTACAAATACATATCAAAGTACTCGATACACCCTTTTCCGAAGACATTGATGTCCCGAAAGAGCAATGGAGGAGTTTCGGGCAGATTGGGTCGAAGCAGCGGCGTTAGTGGAATGTAGCGAAGATTGTTCTTCTCACGGAGCAAGTCGCAGATGAGGATGCCCTTGCAGAGATCACTCCAACCCACCGAACCGTGCTCCCCTCCGATGGTGATTACTTTGCTGGTATACGTGTACTCCTTTGCCTTGGGTGAATCAAGATGCATCAATTTGTTGCTCCACGACTTACTCTTGGAGTTGTACAGGTGGAGGATGAACTCTTTATTAGTGAAGTCCCGACACAGGAAGGCGATGAAGTACATGTTGCCGCGGCGGTAGCGGCAGCGCAGGAGGCCAGCGTCCTTGTCAGCGAAGAGGAGGCTTGGGGGCGTCGGGATCAGCTGCAGCGATGGCGGCTTGTCCTTGGTGCCGGCCTgatagacgaagtagtcgttgtTCCTTGGGTTGAGCCGTTGAGGTTGCAGAGTGGAGCGCAGATGAGGACGCGAAGCAGGACGAGGTCCTCCTCCGTGCAGAGGATCTTGGGAATGTCGCCGATGGCGGAACTCCCCAGCTCAGGGACGTGGACCGTGAAGCAGGAGGCGCGTGGCGGGTGGGCTACCCAGAAGGCCACTTGGATTCGCTTGCCGTCCTTGGTGAAGCCGTCGGCGGTGGTGTCGTTGGTGCGGTCGCTGATGTAGCCTTCAGGATTGAGGAGGATGGACCCCGGGAGAGGACCAGAACCAGGATCATCGGGGTGGATAGGCGGAGGCATCAGGATGTCAAGTACCTGTTCTTCTGCGAATGACAGACCATCGTGAGAATGGCTATCGTCTTCCGTTGAAGTTGGGAACCCtaacgagagagagagagagagagagagagagagagagaggaaggagaggTGGGGGGATTCCTCGGCCCTTCGATCGGATGGGAGCGATGGAGGCGGAAGAAGTGCAATCTCCGAATGGTATCCGTCGGTTGCAAAATGTTCGGTCCAGAACTCCACATGAGATGAGCCTCTTGCAGCCCTAGCGAACTTTGCGGTTATCCCCCGCCCCCACTCCCCGGATTTAGATCGTGTGCAGTCACCTACAGTGACTGCCGAGTGTGCACTCATCCGTAGCGACGGCACTCGGTGGTCACCGCATCTGCACCATCCACTTTTGATCTGACAATGATATGCTCCCACCCGCTCAATCCTTTCACAACAGTAGCCGAATGGCCCATCTCGACCCATAACAGTGTGCGACTCAAGCGGTGGAGGCATCAAGCCTCtctgccgcctccgccgccgtcacTATTATCTTCCTTGCTAGATGCATGCCTTCATCGTTACAGCGCCCGACCATCGACCTCCAGGAGTACCGGGACGCGGCTGCCCCGTGGCTTAGCGTAGTGAGCGTTCCCATCTTACCTGCGCGACTGCCGCCCATTCCCCTGCCGTCAAGTCTTGGTCTCATGCCGCTCGGTGGTGAGAATCCATCCTCCTTGCCGGCATGCTCATCCACCATGGACGAGGTGGAGCTTCCCAACACATCGAGCTGCAGCTGCAGGGCACGGCCACAGAGAGCATAGCCGGGGAGCTCAAGCTGGAAGAAGCATGTGTTCTGTAAATCGTACTTTGCCTAGTATTCTGTAAACTATGCGGGTGCTAGCAAGTTGGGCAAATTGTGATTGCATGGGACACATCAAAGACTATAGAAATTGTATAGATGGCAAATTGTATTCTAAATTGTGCTATCACATGAATAAACagaaagttgtagagctcaaaatgTTGTATTGTTCTGTCATACTGAAACTCAAAATGTTGCAGAGCTCAAATGCTCAA from Panicum hallii strain FIL2 chromosome 3, PHallii_v3.1, whole genome shotgun sequence encodes:
- the LOC112884874 gene encoding uncharacterized protein LOC112884874, which translates into the protein MSDFVGSRYDKQEDFQVLLNKKDPGESPKHKHYLWMAHWTKASSSAEPQNNNSSNPLEDINKASTTKDSETLPYEFMKSTVAERLMIGVSHGNASVQHAQQFNSSMWGVAHHVCNELGAKNNEQVDESFEKSMKKNAVNLRARAVVSETYSVHKLSELPLNFQKLGNSEDPNSDWSHFPMFAINQKIGNILNPKRRSALGPASLNLNMSTSHVMALSSQEYRVNSHQTADENMEMSKPAGGFASPIEDPGGLNSDPSGQKLKRKLLDTMSCSCSKDDNNSSDCPIDEQHTSHYFAKAKHELPCASNGKKFTFAENKNYHRVASAFHNLKTRRSSVHKQQNDAKATSCTSVLGREFQNEPITISNNSKKDAENLNETYRSHDKAVSCSLLPFEQQHLKIQRTESAANLGGYMLPGQIANKLTEKSKSNGELLTHGPKSKEMHTGSCNRRGPCLFEKLTISSKSQSGYPKNSASSGKSSGFGVCMYGTNIGSQLFGAQNQSSVRTETLYSDTLIPSKSSAGIASLSAQKDYVCPDEAKSEQLATPSQRGDSRCSKDDGFHNVNENHDVSSKATIASKPSCMPRTRITNLDLILSQMSRMRNQISSGIVQPPIGAEPSDRWLKRLQLDISDPDIPGSKRPKIGDSPPLGQTNCLFGMALPCNKIDAEMIGRAKADQSLDEGNNELQDKRGRSPVPAKSMSSWIGRWCQGGTSVFHEDPCQGRQATKHDQPSEELEGQFPSIAAMAMMGRVMNKLRPCEHQKQGPFVVWKTD
- the LOC112885218 gene encoding uncharacterized protein LOC112885218, coding for MVDEHAGKEDGFSPPSGMRPRLDGRGMGGSRAEEQVLDILMPPPIHPDDPGSGPLPGSILLNPEGYISDRTNDTTADGFTKDGKRIQVAFWVAHPPRASCFTVHVPELGSSAIGDIPKILCTEEDLAGTKDKPPSLQLIPTPPSLLFADKDAGLLRCRYRRGNMYFIAFLCRDFTNKEFILHLYNSKSKSWSNKLMHLDSPKAKEYTYTSKVITIGGEHGSVGWSDLCKGILICDLLREKNNLRYIPLTPLLRPNLPETPPLLFRDINVFGKGCIEYFDMYLYIGSGLVVGSSHMEQEGFFDREAEPTRPILKGVYSGFPALSLHDDDVVYLKDKYDLMGTKASVLAVDMRSQTLKGVADFGSGRPLGYSYIYFQSAISKYLGLWSSTRY